In Janthinobacterium sp. 67, a genomic segment contains:
- the nusB gene encoding transcription antitermination factor NusB — translation MTEKNLLANPSKNRTPRHRAREFALQGLYQWLLNNEDATTVVNNIRAAHGFDKADGDHFTVLLYGAIKDSLALRESMAPLIDRNIAELSPIEHGILLIGAFELKNNMEIPYRVVINEAVELAKSFGGIDGHKYVNGVLDKLAVKFREEEVNANKRK, via the coding sequence ATGACTGAGAAAAATTTGCTCGCCAATCCCAGCAAAAACCGCACGCCGCGTCACCGCGCGCGCGAGTTTGCGCTGCAGGGCTTGTACCAGTGGCTGCTGAACAATGAAGACGCGACCACCGTCGTGAACAATATTCGCGCGGCCCACGGTTTCGACAAGGCCGATGGCGATCATTTCACGGTGCTGCTGTACGGCGCCATCAAGGATTCGCTGGCGCTGCGCGAAAGCATGGCGCCCTTGATCGACCGCAATATCGCGGAACTGTCGCCGATCGAACACGGCATCCTGCTGATCGGCGCGTTCGAGCTGAAGAACAACATGGAAATCCCGTACCGCGTCGTCATCAACGAAGCGGTCGAGCTGGCCAAGTCGTTTGGCGGTATCGACGGCCACAAGTATGTGAACGGCGTGCTCGACAAGCTGGCAGTGAAATTCCGCGAGGAAGAAGTCAACGCCAACAAGCGCAAGTAA
- a CDS encoding lytic transglycosylase domain-containing protein has translation MTHRSTEAALPASTVAGQPALARLRARAKAISARGVLTTAQHTLTVFGISALALIALLMFRPDLGKQLTHSLFPLPMAEAQAVEAPALSALMEAPASVQTAAASEAPLTKEEKALLGTQKQQQWVTNWLSKRYRVANDATNMLVSTAYLTAREIKLDPLLILAVMAIESGLNPFAESPVGAQGLMQVMSKVHHERFQEMGGVQAALNPVANIRVGSLILKDYVTRGGSVEAGLKTYVGAANFATDSGYGSRVLAEYRRLKQVSAGQRVPTTTPVMASNTPAPAKAPTAVAESGITIKVLPHNEIAGL, from the coding sequence ATGACTCATCGTAGCACTGAAGCAGCATTGCCTGCTTCAACCGTGGCTGGCCAGCCAGCATTGGCGCGTTTGCGCGCCCGCGCGAAGGCCATTTCAGCACGTGGCGTATTGACCACGGCGCAACACACACTGACAGTCTTCGGCATTTCCGCCCTGGCACTGATCGCCCTGCTGATGTTCCGCCCGGACCTGGGCAAGCAACTGACGCACAGCCTGTTCCCGCTGCCGATGGCGGAAGCGCAAGCCGTTGAAGCGCCGGCCCTGTCGGCACTGATGGAAGCGCCCGCCTCCGTGCAAACGGCCGCCGCCAGCGAAGCACCTTTGACCAAGGAAGAAAAAGCCTTGCTGGGTACGCAAAAGCAGCAGCAATGGGTGACCAACTGGCTCTCCAAGCGCTACCGCGTGGCCAACGACGCGACCAATATGCTCGTGTCGACGGCCTACCTGACGGCCCGCGAAATCAAGCTGGACCCGCTGCTGATCCTGGCCGTGATGGCCATCGAATCGGGTTTGAACCCGTTCGCGGAAAGCCCCGTCGGCGCGCAAGGCTTGATGCAAGTCATGTCGAAAGTGCACCATGAGCGCTTCCAGGAAATGGGCGGCGTGCAGGCAGCCCTGAACCCGGTCGCCAACATCCGCGTCGGCTCCCTGATCCTGAAAGACTACGTCACGCGTGGCGGTTCCGTCGAAGCGGGCCTGAAAACCTACGTGGGCGCCGCCAACTTCGCCACCGACTCGGGCTACGGCTCGCGCGTGCTGGCCGAATACCGCCGCCTGAAGCAAGTGTCGGCCGGCCAGCGCGTGCCGACCACGACGCCGGTGATGGCATCGAACACGCCAGCGCCAGCCAAGGCGCCGACAGCGGTAGCGGAAAGCGGCATCACCATCAAAGTACTGCCCCACAACGAGATCGCCGGCCTGTGA
- the ribH gene encoding 6,7-dimethyl-8-ribityllumazine synthase, whose protein sequence is MTVGAYETNFAGEGLRVGIVQARFNEIVGGGLLSACLEELSKLGVADEDILHVTVPGALEIPLILQKMAETEQFDALIALGAVIRGETYHFELVSNESGAGITRVGLDYGIPIANAVLTTENDEQAEVRMLVKGAEAARVAVEMANLAQALEELQDTDED, encoded by the coding sequence ATGACCGTAGGAGCATACGAAACCAATTTTGCCGGCGAAGGTTTGCGCGTCGGTATCGTCCAGGCACGATTCAATGAAATCGTCGGTGGTGGCTTGCTGTCGGCATGCCTGGAAGAGTTGAGCAAGCTGGGCGTGGCCGATGAAGATATCCTGCACGTGACCGTGCCGGGCGCCCTGGAAATCCCACTGATTCTGCAAAAAATGGCGGAAACCGAGCAATTCGACGCCCTGATCGCACTGGGCGCCGTGATTCGCGGTGAAACCTACCACTTCGAGCTGGTATCGAACGAATCGGGCGCGGGCATCACGCGCGTCGGTCTCGATTACGGCATCCCCATCGCCAACGCAGTGTTGACGACCGAAAACGACGAGCAGGCGGAAGTGCGCATGCTGGTCAAGGGAGCGGAAGCGGCACGCGTGGCGGTGGAAATGGCCAATCTGGCGCAAGCGCTGGAAGAGTTGCAAGACACAGACGAGGATTAA
- the ubiD gene encoding 4-hydroxy-3-polyprenylbenzoate decarboxylase gives MKYSDLRDFISQLQQMGELKPISTPISPILEMTEVCDRTLRAGGPALLFNNPTGHAMPVLGNLFGTTRRVALGMGAEDVSELRKIGHVLARLKEPEPPKDFKDLLGLGSLVKSVWDMSPKELRGAKCQEIVWEGNDVDLARLPIQHCWPGDVAPLITWGLVITKGPNKKRQNLGIYRQQVLGRNKVIMRWLAHRGGALDFREYAIQSKGKPYPIAVALGADPATILGAVTPVPDSLSEYQFAGLLRGSRTELVKAIGSELRVPASAEIVLEGHIYPDENHPSGYEHALEGPYGDHTGYYNEQDSFPVFTIDRITMRRDPIYHSTYTGKPPDEPAVLGLALNEVFVPLLQKQFSEITDFYLPPEGCSYRMAVVQIKKQYAGHAKRVMFGVWSFLRQFMYTKFIVVVDEDVNIRDWKEVIWAITTRVDPIRDTTLVDNTPIDYLDFASPVSGLGSKMGIDATNKWPGETTREWGTTIAMTPEVKAKVDGIWQELGL, from the coding sequence ATGAAATATTCAGATTTACGAGATTTTATTTCTCAACTGCAACAAATGGGTGAACTTAAGCCCATTTCGACCCCCATTTCACCGATTTTGGAGATGACGGAAGTCTGCGACCGCACCTTGCGCGCGGGCGGGCCGGCCTTGCTGTTCAATAATCCGACGGGACACGCCATGCCGGTGCTGGGCAACCTGTTCGGCACCACGCGCCGCGTGGCGCTGGGCATGGGCGCGGAAGACGTCAGCGAGTTGCGCAAGATCGGCCATGTGCTGGCGCGCCTGAAGGAACCGGAACCGCCGAAAGATTTCAAGGATCTGTTGGGCCTCGGTTCGCTGGTGAAATCCGTGTGGGACATGTCGCCCAAAGAATTACGCGGCGCGAAGTGCCAGGAAATCGTCTGGGAGGGTAACGACGTCGACCTGGCGCGCCTGCCGATCCAGCATTGCTGGCCCGGCGACGTCGCCCCCCTGATCACCTGGGGCCTGGTGATCACCAAGGGCCCGAACAAGAAGCGGCAAAACCTCGGCATCTACCGCCAGCAAGTATTGGGGCGCAACAAGGTCATCATGCGCTGGCTGGCGCACCGGGGCGGGGCGCTGGACTTCCGCGAGTACGCGATCCAGAGCAAGGGCAAGCCATATCCGATCGCCGTCGCGCTCGGCGCCGATCCCGCTACTATATTAGGGGCCGTCACGCCGGTGCCGGACAGCCTGTCCGAATACCAGTTCGCCGGCCTGCTGCGCGGCAGCCGCACGGAGCTGGTGAAAGCCATCGGCAGCGAGCTGCGCGTGCCTGCGTCGGCCGAAATCGTGCTCGAAGGCCATATCTATCCGGACGAAAACCATCCGAGCGGCTACGAGCATGCGCTGGAAGGGCCGTATGGCGACCACACGGGCTACTATAATGAGCAGGACAGTTTCCCCGTGTTTACCATCGACCGCATCACCATGCGCCGCGACCCGATCTATCACTCCACCTATACAGGCAAACCGCCGGACGAGCCGGCCGTGCTGGGCCTGGCCCTGAACGAAGTGTTCGTGCCGCTGCTGCAAAAGCAGTTCAGCGAAATCACCGATTTCTACCTGCCGCCCGAAGGCTGCAGCTATCGCATGGCCGTGGTGCAGATCAAGAAACAGTACGCGGGCCACGCCAAGCGCGTGATGTTCGGCGTGTGGAGCTTCTTGCGCCAGTTCATGTATACCAAGTTCATCGTCGTGGTTGATGAAGACGTCAATATCCGCGACTGGAAAGAAGTCATCTGGGCCATCACCACGCGTGTCGACCCCATCCGCGACACGACCCTGGTCGACAACACGCCGATCGACTACCTGGACTTCGCTTCGCCGGTCAGCGGCTTGGGCAGCAAGATGGGCATCGATGCGACGAATAAATGGCCGGGCGAAACGACGCGCGAGTGGGGCACGACGATTGCCATGACGCCGGAAGTGAAGGCCAAGGTGGATGGGATTTGGCAGGAGCTGGGTTTATAG